The genomic stretch TACCGGCTTCATTGGTAGCCTATAAAGAGAAATATCGGGACAGCTTCACACATTAAAGCGAAATAGCATCACATCTCCTTCTCGGACAACGTAATCTTTACCCTCCGATCTCAACTGCAAAAAATCAGGGTAACGAAGTTCAAGTCATTCCATGTTTGCCTTAAGTGAACCTAGCCATCGATATTAAGATGCATGCCTAGAAGCGAAGATGTAATGTGTAAAATACCAAACAGAAAATTAAGCATCATGAATTTCACTTCATCTTAAATGTTAACTACGTATATTTGACTTGATATCTTCACCATTACACCTTTCACTTTGAACCGTGATCCATAACAGGTTGgaaaaagggctaaaaaaaTGCTTGTGAAGCTAGATGTACCCCAACTTATTCCAAAAGAATTACGTAGAAAAGTGATTTGAAGCCATAGGTTAAAAAGACACCAAAGGACAGGATAgccataaaaaaacaaagataccACAGGCAATCAATCAACATTCAATTATAGCCTCAACCCAAAGTCGCGCACTAAATCAAATTCATCCACTAAGTGGGGCTGCTATACAACTACTTTCACATCCTATACACAACctcaaaaaattgagagaagtATCAGGATCTATAATTACTTCATTGGGATACAGTCATTTTTGTGCACTGGGAACAAGATGAGCAGTAAGTACATTATATCCTCCTTCAATGCGCTACCTCTTACGTTgactaaaaataaattcatcctATATTGGAGCCAGAAAAGTATATCCAGGCTCGTGAAAGTGATTTCCAGTGAGAATTAATGGAGCTCCACTAAATGTCTCACACCACCATGCCTAATTGAATAGAGTTAGAAGAAAGGCAAGCAACTCACTACTCCTTTCTCCCTTGCAGCAGCAAATGATCCAGCAGTAACAAAATCATCATAAGCTACCTGCAGGAAAATATGATGCAGGTCGTatgtaattgaaaaattttgcaagGTTTCTCGAGAAAAGACAGGTAATTCATGCAACAACAACAATTCCTAGTCCAACAGCAATAACAACAAACTAAGTCCTATCCAGCTAAGTCACATTGGCTATTTCATATACCTAATGTATCTcgctattttaatattttaggttCTCCATACTAAAATTGGCTCCCTTTGAGAGTATCAAAGGTAATGAGGGAGATTGTTATGTCTTGGCTGCAAACTTACTCAATAGAATCCTGAAACCGGAAGATGCTGTCGGATAAGTGGAGGCAAAGTACTTTGGTCCTATCAACAAGAAAGAGGCAAGAGATTGAATTATCTTGCACCTAAAAGTATTTCTTTCTCCCCAATGTGTAGTCATCATAAATTGAAGTGCAATGGACTAGAAAAATCATGCCTCCCCAAACAGACAACACATTGACAACTCGTCAGCTGGACGAAGGATTTCATAAGGGTGACACTGAAGCTTTCAAATCTCACTAATGGTCTAGGATTTGCTGCAGTCATGGTTAACACTAACTAAAAGTCAAACTATAATGATTTAATTCTGAATTGATCTTATTGACCATTCATTAAGTTATTCCAAGTTCCACAGTGACATTAGTATATGTCAATGTAGATTCAAAATAGATTTGTTTGGAGAGACTTAATTCCTCTGTTGTTTGTCAAGTCTGCCCTAACATGCTGACCTTGAGATCACCCTTTTCCttgattttaacttttgatcTCTATATCTCTCTGCCTATCTTTGTTGAGATCCTCATATTCTGCAGTTCTAGTCCAGCTATCTAGTACTCCTTAATCTTCCCTTCCTTCAGATAACCATGAATTTTGATCTCTATATCTCTCCGCTTATCTTTGCTGAGATCCTTATATTCTACAGTTCTAATCCGGCTGTCTAGCACTCCTttatctttcctttccttcagaTAACTATggctttttctccttttcggTCCATTGTTGCTCACTCTGAAACACCTCTACAACCCTTGTACTATCCTTCCCGAATGATGGCAGGGCTTGATCTCATTTCATTCACGCGGAACTTCAGCATCCATGGGAGCAAAATGCATTTTTGAGGGTCGACTCTCGTTGGTTGTTCACTACCAAGCGAGAGATAATAAGCTACGATCACAAGAACAAGGAGAGAGGTGATCCGATTAGTCTATATAATTTCTCCCATGAGCAAAACCAGATTTATTATTCAAACTAAGGATCCAGCACTCCTAGCTTTTTGTCCAAGTGAGGTGAAGCTACCATGTCATTGCATATTAACAACTACTGAAACCATAGATGAAGCTTAAGGTACTATAATGTAATGCGTACCGTCTCAGCTCGAATGAACCCTTTTTCAAAGTCTGAGTGGATGACTCCTGCAGCTTGAGGTGCAGTCATTCCTGCATCGACAGAgcagaagaaaaggaaggtaGAGGAAAGGAAGATGGAAGGTGAGACAAGACAACTCTTCAACTATAACGTAGTGCATAAACATCGAAGGATAGACAATATCGGACCTGCCAAGATAGTCCACGCCTTTGTTTCCTGTTGTTAAGATCAAATTGGTCTTCATTATAGTGAAGAGTACACAAATTCAATATATGGTATTCCAGAAAAACTTCTCAAGTTTGCATCTTACCTTCTCGCCCGAAGTGAAGTACGTACGCAAGCCTAAAAGTCCATATGTTGCTCTTATCAGATTCCCAAGCCCACTTTCACTAACACCAAGAGATTTCAGATACTCCGTTCTCTCTTCAGATGGAAGTTCAGTAAGCTCTGCCTCAACCTGCAACAATGTGGAATCTAAATCTGAGTTCTAGGTTTGTGGTGGCTAGCAATCACAAAGACAAAAACGAACCATCACAAGTGTACTCAACATACGGAGACAGGCACACATAACTTGGGTTATACTGACCTGTGCTGAAATTGTCACTAGTCCTGATTTCAACTCAGATGCAAGATTCATAACCTCTTTCACATAAGGATTATTTGCGGGTTCAGCTAATTCGGATTCTGCAACATTGGCCACATAAATTACTGGTTTCATTGTAAGCAAGCAAAGATGCTTGATGgcatcattttcaaaatcagTTAAACTTGCTGATCGTGCAGGTTTTCCATCCATGAGAGCTTGCTCAATTTTTTCCAAGGCAGACTTCTCTGCATCCTCCTGGGAACACAATGATGGGATTGAAGGCAAGTAAGGAGATGAGCTCTGGGCCAAGATTCAACAGTTTTGTTTGTCAGTACACAAGATAAAGTAACATTTCACCTTAATTTTTGATTGAGAATCCCTTGCTTTGCCTTTTTTCAGTTTCTCCAGTCTCTTCTGAATCTGCAATTCTTGTGAGGTAGACTGATCAGATCTACAATTTCACAGAATCTGGTCAAATATTTGTGGTATTTGTACAGAATACATCACCTCTgaacaaaaatagaataaatcGTGTTCTACCTTATGAAGACTAAGGTGTATTAAGGGATCAAAGTCACAGATCAGTACATAGAGAAGCATGCTAAGATAAATAGGTCTCCGGACAACATCCATGATCGCTACTGCCAAGGCGATGCATAGGAGATCTTAGTTCTTTGAGGCCATGAAAAAGTGAAACTGACATACGTACACAGAGATAAATGAGTGGATTCAACTAAAAGTAGCACAAATTTCCAAAGAAATTTCTGAACAGTTTAAACAATCAGAACATTCAGTAAGCTCTCATCGTGTTTTGAGCagataagctaaaaaaaaaaaaaaacagaatttttCACTGCTTTCAAATGAACAAGCCAGTATGAATGGTGCTTATTGATCCTCTTCTCAAAAGTAGAaacataattaatttaaaaagagAGGTCGGGACCTAAGATCACACTAAGCATCAACAACATACATCACGATTAGAGGAAGTTGAAACATCCATCAATATAGTCACTTCTTTCAAGTTTGAAGTTACTTCTTCCAAGTTTTTCACTACTATTATCCCGCAAAGTAGTTGTGTCAACCCTACAGTAGAGATGCTGCTTGGGAACCTTGCAAAGCAAGTTCTCCAAGTGATTTTCTTTCCGAAGGTTAAATTGCGGAACCATCGTTTGCTTGATGATATCCAGGAGACAAATACCGAGTGAAGTGAAGAGCCATGAAAACTCAAAATAAGGCAGAACTTTTTTAACGTAAATCCCTGATGCAAGCTGAGGAAATCCAATACGAAAATGAAAGAAGAGCATTGTAAAATCTCTAGTAGAGAAGCCATAGTTTACCTGATCCAGATCGGAAAATATGAGCTCCAAGTTAATCACATCAATGTCAGACTTTGGATCAACTTTTCCATTCACGTGAACGATGTCATTGTCTTCAAAACAGCGTACCACCTGCAAAAACCATACGATTGACCACTCAAAAGGACATTTTCCTCAATGGTGCTCGAGTATTTACAAGTTAGATTTTTATTCGAATTGCGAGTGACCTTAGGTCTGAAGACCCACTTAACTTTAAGGAGACTTACTATCACATCAATTAACAGACCTGAAGTATGGAGTCCACTTCGCGAATATGAGACAGAAACTTATTGCCCAGCCCCTGAAAAATCATGATAAAAGAGGGGACTTAACAGGCATTTATATATAAACCAACCTACCAGAGCAAACCAAGTATATAACTTAGCAGAATATGGATTCTCAGAGAGCGGGAAAATTGAAACTGCTTTGCCTAATCAGAAATCTCACCTCCCCTTGACTTGCACCTTTGACGAGACCAGCAATATCCACGAATTCTATAGAGGCTGGGACTGCTCGCTGAGATTTACTGAGGTCAGAGAGGACATGCAGACGGGGATCTGGCACAGCGACGATCCCTACATTGGGCTCTATGGTACAGAATGGAAAATTAGCAGCTTGAGCTTTTCCATTCTCAACCTAAATAGAAGAAACCACCAGAATAACACTAGCATCTAATGTGCCAAGGATGGGAAGGTGGGAAAAAAAGATATGTACAggtgaaaaggaaggaaaaagagggCTGTCACAGTAAAATATTAAATCAAAGTGGCTAAGTTCGAGTTTGGCTCCATCTGCCAAAGCAAATCTTCCTTTCGTGTCCTTCAGCACAATGCCATTGCGTTATGTCTCctctcaaaagaaaaaggaaaagagaacttTTTGCTTCTTCCCTTTCAATGGTTAAAAGTAGATAAGGAAGCGCAGAAGGAGAGGCCAAGTCACTCCAGTTCCCTAGCTGGAAGTCTCGAGCCATGTAGCGATTCACCATTCATATAACTAAGATCTATATAACAACACGGGTTGGCAGCTATGGCTCTAACCTACCAGTTCTGGCTATGTATCCCTCCTTTCCGATTAAAGCGTCGAAGTCCAACATAACTTCCACTGTCCTAGGAAGAGGGGCATCACAAACACTGCCCTCCAAATTGAAACGTTCCCCCATGGCACGTGGCACGCCAATATCCTCTTTAAGTGCAATTTCTCAAAGCACCCAAAACTAACAAGATACCTCCTCCACATACCCTTCACCACACGACGCGACATTGAGAGAGCAGAATGCGTACCTAATCTCCTAAAACAACACTACATGCCATGAAAGCGTACAGAACTGGATAAGGAAGTCAATCCCACTCAATGCGACGCTCCAGCTAGGGAAGCTATGCTGCACAAGACTCGTAAAACGAGATCGACACGCGAACAATACTAGCTCGAACGAGAGGGGCACGAGAACCAGCCACGAGTGACTTACAACGGCGTTGAAGAGAGTGGATTTGCCGACGTTGGGGAGGCCGACGATGCCGGCTTTCAGGCTCATGCTCAGCCTGGAGGGACAAGAGAAGCACCTGCGGAACCCGAGGACTGGGGTCGAGTGAGGGCGGCTCGCGAAGAGAGAGGGGTTCGCGGAGAGGCATGACTTGGTTGGGAGGATGCTCAGAGCGGGGATAAGGTGATTGCGAGCTATCCTCGCCATCTCTGCTGCTTCGAAtgctcggagagagagagaggggggagggaAGGGAGATTTTATCAAAATGCGTAACGTAAATAAATCATTTTGAGCATTTAAAGGGTTCTAGATCTATAATCTTATGTATATTGTCCTGCCTCGTTTTTACACGTACAAAAGTGGGCTTTTGTGAATTTCTTTCTATTAATTCtcgagaaaattctaaataagggcataaagtacctctattttctcaaataaaagcttaaagtatttttatttgctcaaataagaatttaaagtaaactttcttttaaaaaaaaactgaaatgtcatttttatttcaaataagggcatgaccaatgacattttcatgatttcatttttttattttttcctctctttcttttctttttcccctttctttttctcttttttccttttttttttccctagttTCTCACCTAGGCGAGCCGAGGGATGGTTGTTGGCTTGATCGGCCACCGGTGAGAagctagggaaaaaaaaaacaaagggaaaaaataaaagaaaaaagaggaaaaaggaaaaaaaataaaaaaagaaaattacgaaaatgtcTTTGGTTAGACCatcttttgaaacaaagagggCGTTtcgggctcttttttgaaataagatctacttcatatccttatttaaaatttttccttcacTCCCCAGttcttttgtgaaatttgtTTTTGCCAACTTATCCCGTTAAAACTTCAAAGGTCAAAattcacttttccctttcaaagAATGGGAATATAAATACAATTCCACTTGACAAATAAGTCACTTTCCATGACTGTTAGTTTTATGTAGTTGTCTTATCAACctattatatttttgtcaatttagtcttaaacctttgaATAATGTTAATTGATTTCTAAATATTTATGCGTTTTGCCGGTTGAATTCATTCGAGTCGTTTTTACTATGTCGATGTTAATCGTTATACATGCCACAGctgattcttttaatttttaatttttttaatttttttcttttatttttctttttttttttaactatgggCTGCGAACTCACTGGTCCATGgttggggaaaaaataaaggaaataaaataatattttaacatcatgaaaaatcccaaattggtatacttgtgaaaaatttatcaaaaactacttttttgacaataaaaaatcccaaattggtacactagcgataaatttaccccaaattatttttttgaccaccaaaaatctaaaCTAGTATAACCGTAATAATTTTACTTAAAATTAATTTGTTaccataaaaatcctaaattagtacacacatgataaatttatcatcaatTAGCTTATGTTAAATCGAGTttatatcacgaaaaatctccaGTTGATACACCCGTAACAAacatgataaaatttaatagaaattaatcgagggtaaatttatcataccgtatcaattttggggtaaatttgtaataaatgtacaaatttgaaatttttagtggtcaaaaaatagtttggagtaaatttatcacatgtgtatcaatttaggatttttggtggcatTAACcctaaaagaacaaaataaaaaataaaaaggaaaaaagtaataaaaatttcactaaaaaattttagaaaattttcatttgcacCCACAATATCACGTAAGGACGATTGatatccatgtcaatgattttcaatcaaaattaattgaatttgattaattgacaaattatcaaaaaatttgaggctaaattaatctaattaaaagacttgggattgaattaatataaaTGCAATAAGTATATgaacttttttgtatttctcCCCCAAATCAAAGTAGTCGTTTGAAATCTCGTCCAATCTCGAGGCAAATCTAAATAGAGCTAAGCTAAAATCGTAAAGTCATCGTGTCTTTTCCTTTTAGATTTTGACAAATCGCAAACAAAGGCATTCGACGTGTCCATCCTCTCTACAAGGAGAGGGGAATCCAAGAACCTCTGCCAAAGAACATAAAGGGCAATAGTAATGAAACTTTTGGCGTCTACTTTGctaaaaaagggggggaggaaAGAACTTgtgggagaaggagaaggagatcATTCGGGTGATCCTAACTCGGGGCTCGATCTATCGACCTCGAAAGGGCGAACACGTTAATGTTTATGGCCTTCTTGACTTGATATGTAAGTCAAATACTCcgatcaaatttcaaattcgatATGTCTAATTCGAAAAGAGTTCATTCTCGCTCAAAAATAGTTTGcagtgaaaatttttaaattcttcaGTCCCGCCGGGCTATCATCGGAGTTGCTGAAATTAGATCCGATTTGGAAAACACATGCGATACGAGGCATCTCTTTTATTACTCGATTTAGGCGCGCACGAGGAACCGCGATCGGAAATTCGCATTCCGCTTGCAAGAAAAGCATATATGCTTCAACAACGCCCGGGATCGAAACGGACCTTCAATCGGCATCAATCTGGGCCACCAGGTGGGGCCCGATGTCCTCCGCTTCTAATTGGTCGCTCGCCCATGTACACAAAATTACAAATAACCGACCCAAAATTATCCAAAGTGATATGGAAACAAtagaattatataaaaataaaaatccagtGGATCATGACATCATAATACTATgagcatttttttctttttctttttttttttttttcgttgcttTTTTGCCAACCCACCGCCCACCCTCTCTCTTCCACTACAGTGGGCCAAAAACATCACAAAAAACCATCACAACCACCATCGTCGCTCCTCAATCATGAGCTCCAATTATATTACTCCCTCTGTTGCCGAGCCACCGTGAGCCTTCTCCATATACtaaacccatctctctctctctttctccctccgCGGCCCtccgccgcccccgccgcccCTGCCGCCGCCTGCTACGTCGTCGTCTTATCCTATACAGCGATAGggtttcggtttcggtttcCTTCAttcgcttttttttattttttattttcatttcccTCACTTTCACACTTACCTGCTGCGGACCTGGCTGTCCGGTTTTGCTCGAATTGCTTCCCCTCGGTACCTGTCTCTCGTGCTTCAGTGAGCTTGTACAGATCTTatcgtcttcttcatcaccGTCTGGACGAGACCCTAGGTGTTCCGTCGCGCGGGGCCTGTTGCGTTGGCTCGGTCTTAGCTTTCTTGGAGTTGTAGATTCGGATTCGGTTTTTCTTCCGGTGTTAGATTAGGCTTGGAGTTGTAGATAATTAGGTTGCGATGGATGGTTTTGGTAGCGGCGAGAACAGTCGTTTTCAACTTACCGGCTCGCAGGATCTCAATCAATTAGGCGATGGTTCGGCAGGTTCGATGAcctctcttttttgtttcgtTTCGTTTTCAAGCTGATTGTGGTTTCTGTAGATCTGCTTTCACTCGTTTGTTGACGAAGCGTCGTCCTATCGTCTGTTAGCTTTTGGCTTTTCCTCGTATGTTCCTCTTCTTCTGTCATTTGAAGTTAAACTGATTCTCATGAGCTCGAGAATTGTGTGAATGAGTATTGGTGTTCTCTCAAATGTTTTATTGCGAGCTAAGAGAAATCCCAAGCTCAAAATTTTTCAGTAGGGGGATGTTTGCCTAGCTTTCCAACAAAAAATCAAGTAACAGTGTTGTACTATCAAATTTTACCTAGGCCGTTTTATTCTTCCTGGCTTTCGGATTCGTGAGAGTTCTGTACGATGAATCTTGGTCTTTCATATGATTGGAACAACAATATTCACATTCTTCTTGAACTTCTGATTACTGATGTATGCATTCCTGCTATGGTTGATATATGAATTTCCAGAAATTCGCgatttgactgatttgtttaTATTAATTAAATCTTCTTGCGAAGCAGGGGGCACTGTATTTGACGCATCCCAATATGCATTCTTTGGTAATGATGCTGTCGAAGAAGTTGAGTTAGGGGGAttagaagatgaagaggaggatttGCCTCCTGCTGGCCTAGAGGAAGAGGAGTTTCTCTATgacaaggaagaggtgatgtgcccctctcctttttttcctctttagtTTTCTAGTTAGTTTATGCATGGAGATGCCAATACATTTTGGAGCGGTACTGATATCTTGAATTTTCGGGATAGTACCTCATTTACTTGGTTTTTATATCGCCTGGCTTCGATGTTTGTCAATTTGAGTGGAAGTCTAAGCTGATATTTATTAATCCTCATTTACATTCATCTTTTTGCGGAATTTTTTAGTTCCTTTtctgttcttctcttctttgattGCAACGTCAAATAGGTAGTGCTAGAATACATTGAACACTCAATTTGTACTCTGGATTATGTATTCGTGAGAAGGCTACTTTTCTACATCATACCGAGTCACTTATTAATCTAATGATGGCGCAGATATGTGATATGCAGTGTCCTTTGGGCGGAACATCATTGAAATAGTTTGAGAGCATGTGCAGGTTTATCATTATGGAGTTTACATCAAGTAGGGTGCTCATATAAATTGATCATAACCAGTATTTTTGGGTTCCACATATCTACTTGATTGCTGAAGTTTTTATGGTTTGAATTGTCTCTGAA from Rhodamnia argentea isolate NSW1041297 chromosome 2, ASM2092103v1, whole genome shotgun sequence encodes the following:
- the LOC115737387 gene encoding ribosome-binding ATPase YchF, with translation MARIARNHLIPALSILPTKSCLSANPSLFASRPHSTPVLGFRRCFSCPSRLSMSLKAGIVGLPNVGKSTLFNAVVENGKAQAANFPFCTIEPNVGIVAVPDPRLHVLSDLSKSQRAVPASIEFVDIAGLVKGASQGEGLGNKFLSHIREVDSILQVVRCFEDNDIVHVNGKVDPKSDIDVINLELIFSDLDQIQKRLEKLKKGKARDSQSKIKEDAEKSALEKIEQALMDGKPARSASLTDFENDAIKHLCLLTMKPVIYVANVAESELAEPANNPYVKEVMNLASELKSGLVTISAQVEAELTELPSEERTEYLKSLGVSESGLGNLIRATYGLLGLRTYFTSGEKETKAWTILAGMTAPQAAGVIHSDFEKGFIRAETVAYDDFVTAGSFAAAREKGVLRSEGKDYVVREGDVMLFRFNV